The following are from one region of the Poecilia reticulata strain Guanapo linkage group LG7, Guppy_female_1.0+MT, whole genome shotgun sequence genome:
- the LOC108166403 gene encoding triggering receptor expressed on myeloid cells 1-like encodes MKVCLTLICLFFLKMNQEVRGERNLENLVLQDGETGGPFYRKEGGSITVTCEFRYTGTKRFFCKXTCEGQNILIETTKDRDQRGRFSIRYKKRSRTESDFLHVSITDLEPSDSGRYRCCSDGTWAGTLYDDFNLVVTEDSSEPKLTPRPFRRSTFLPAASTTTTTTSTSTTTTQTQSFSPSPSETIKSSGKSAAASGSSSVHVY; translated from the exons ATGAAGGTCTGTCTCACTCTGATCTGcctcttcttcctca aaatgaaCCAGGAAGTAAGAGGAGAAAGAAATTTAGAGAATTTAG TTCTGCAGGATGGAGAAACTGGGGGACCCTTCTACAGAAAGGAAGGAGGAAGCATCACAGTTACATGTGAATTTCGTTACACAGGAACCAAAAGGTTCTTCTGTAAGRAAACTTGTGAAGGacaaaatattctcattgaaacAACTAAAGACAGAGATCAGAGAGGAAGATTCAGCatcagatataaaaaaagaagtcgTACTGAATCTGATTTTCTACATGTGAGCATCACAGATCTGGAACCGTCAGACTCAGGACGGTACCGGTGTTGCTCAGATGGAACCTGGGCTGGAACTCTATATGATGATTTTAATCTTGTTGTGACTGAAG ATTCTTCAGAACCAAAATTGACTCCAAGACCTTTTAGGAGATCAACTTTTCTCCCAGCagcttcaacaacaacaacaacaacatcaacatcaacaacaacaactcagACTCAGAGTTTCTCTCCTTCTCCATCTGAAACCATCAAATCCTCTGGtaaatcagctgcagcttcaggttCATCATCTGTTCATGTTTATTAG